The following DNA comes from Fervidibacillus albus.
TTTGAAAAGGATGCGGATGGTTTAGGAAAAGTCATCATTTCGAAGGAACAAATGGCTTCCTATCGGCTGCGCCCTGCGGAAGTTTCGCTATTAGTTAGCGTTTTAGGAAAAGTGAAAGGAATCGTCGCTTGGGTATTTTTCATTGAAGAGGACGAGCAAATTCGAGTTCGCTTGCGTTCAAAGGGCCCGATCGTCAATGAAGTGGCAAAAAAATATAACGGGGGAGGCCATCCGTTAGCTGCGGGGGCGACGATCTATTCTTGGGAGGAAGTCGATTCGGTTATGAACGATCTTCGTGAAGCAGTACAAAAGTATACGACCCGTGGATAGTAGATAGCATAATGCGTTTAAGTCGGATGAATCGATCGGTTTTTGAGATGTCCAAAAGTACAGTTCCTTTTATGACATGCGGTTGATTTCATTTTGGTAACGGCGTTTTCCGCGGGCACGGTCTCAGCCTCCTCGACTTGCAAACTTGTCTGTGAGGTCTTTGGCTCGTGCTGTTCCCAAAAGGATAGCCGCTACTTACCCTTTCATTAAAAAGTGGAGGTAGAAAGTGTCTCCGGTCATATCAAGGGCAATCGGTCGTTCCGCTTATTTTCATTGCGTGGGTTTGACAAAGTACATTTCGAGTGTTGAATATTAGTATTAGCCCACAATTTCCTGAAAGCAGGCGTACGCCTCCTACTTGTCAGACCGAAAAGCAATTGGGGAAAAACGAGTCAATTTTTCTCCAATTGCTTCATTTAGGGATTTATCGGCAGCTCCTTTTTTGAAAAATCTATTTAATCGTCTAAAATTAATTCCAAATGAACGGTTAACGTCGTATAAATGACGATTTCTTTAATCGTTAGCCGATACCGTTTATCGTTGATTTTTACTGGCTTATTGATGATGACTCTTTTTAACAGATCGCGACTTTCGTATACGAGATGTAAGTCCTTTGCCAAAACCATACTAATATCTTCTTTGACGGACTCCTCCACTTCAAAGACGCTTAACGGGTCGATTCGGTATTTTTCAGCGTTTTCAATTTTCACGATTACTTCTTGTACTGTCAACAATTGTTTATTTTTTTCGTTCAGTTTTTTGAAATCTTCCTGCCAAATGTTTTTTTCCTTTTCTAATTCCATTATTTGTTCCCGTTGTTTTCGAATCGTTTTCGCCTGCTCTTCTTGCATATGTCCGAACATATATAAAAAGATAAGCCAACTGACTAACGCACCGATGACTGTGCCGAAAAAAAAGCGTTGTCCGTTTTTATAACGGTGAATCGTTGGGACTCTCATGATAAATGATCCTGGGTGAGCCAGTTGATGATTACCGAACCGGTTTGGGCTCCCCCAAGTGCTGCTAAAATGAGAAAAATTTGTTTAATTAAGTCATCGGTATCCCCATAGATTAATCCCCGCTCAAATCGATATACCATATCAAACGTACCTCCGATGGCAGCGACAATCGCCCAAATGCGCAAACTGTTGGACAATCGATAAATTTCCGTCAATGGCGGATTTCCTGTTAAAAAGGCGGACAGTCCCCCTAATAAGGATCCGCCGAGAAGGACGCCTAAGGCAATGAAAAAACTGTGAAAAAAGGTCGGTACAAATGCTTCGTTCATCGAATATTCCTCCCGTTATCCGGATCGCTTTCATCTTTCAAAAACTCCTTATTAATAAATGTATGGACGTGTTCCGCGGTTTATGATTAGTGGACTGTTGAAACCGGCGAATGATAGTATAATAATAGACAATACACCTGAAAAAATAGGAAGGTGCGGAAAATCGCGATGGCTTTTATTCATTTAGACACGTATAGTGCCTATTCATTATTGGAAAGTACGGTTATGCCGGAAGAACTCGTCCTAGAAGCAAAGAAAAGAGGATACAAAGCGGTTGCTTTAGCAGATAAAAACGTTTTATACGGAGTTATCCCGTTTTATAAAGCGTGTTTAAAACACGGTATGAAACCGGTGATCGGTCTTACGGTGGACGTGTTGTCCGAAGCGGGGGAAGTGCATCCATTCATTTTATTTGCGAAAACGTATATCGGGTATCAAAATTTAATGAAAATTTCTAGTGCCATCCAAACGAAATCACCAAAGGGAATTCCAATTAAATGGTTCGCCCATTATCGCCAGGACTTATTCGCTGTTGCACCTGCTGAAAAAGGAGAAATCGACCAACTGCTATTAGACGGGCAATGGGAAAGGGCTGTAACAACGGCTAAGGAATATAAAACGTTTTTCGAAGAAGGTTCATTTTTCTTATCGATCGGTGCGGAAATCGATAGGGAAAAAAAACAGCTCACCGATTCCGTTTTGCAATTATCGAAGGAAACCGGGATTCCTATCGTCCCTGTTACATCGGTCCGCTTTTTAAACGCGGAGGATCATTTCGCTTGGAAGTGCCTGCTTGCAATTAAAGCGAATGTTCCGATTGATCAAATAGAGACGGATCCGAAGGCGAAAGAATTTTACTTAAAATCGGAAAAGGAAATAAACGTTCTTTTTCAATCTTATCCTTTTGTCGTACAAAATTTGGAACGGATGGTCAGCGAATGCGATGTACATTTTTCCTTCCACCAACGGCTTTTACCGAAATATCCGGTCCGTGATGTTCGTTCGGATGAATATTTAAAAGCGTTGTGTGAAAAGGGATTGCAGGAAAGAGTAGCTGAACCCTCGGATTCATATTGGAAACGATTGGCATATGAACTGGATGTAATCAATAGGATGGGCTATAGCGATTATTTCCTTATCGTATGGGATTTCGTTCGTTATGCGAAGGAAAACGGTATGATCGTCGGTCCGGGAAGGGGATCTGCAGCTGGATCCCTCGTCGCCTTTGTCCTCGGAATCACAGATGTTGATCCCCTAAAGTATGAACTATTATTTGAACGCTTTTTAAATCCGGAAAGGGTGACGATGCCTGATATCGATATCGATTTTCCCGATCATCGTCGGGATGAAGTGATTCGTTATGTAGTGAAAAAA
Coding sequences within:
- the ytrI gene encoding sporulation membrane protein YtrI — translated: MRVPTIHRYKNGQRFFFGTVIGALVSWLIFLYMFGHMQEEQAKTIRKQREQIMELEKEKNIWQEDFKKLNEKNKQLLTVQEVIVKIENAEKYRIDPLSVFEVEESVKEDISMVLAKDLHLVYESRDLLKRVIINKPVKINDKRYRLTIKEIVIYTTLTVHLELILDD
- a CDS encoding YtrH family sporulation protein; protein product: MNEAFVPTFFHSFFIALGVLLGGSLLGGLSAFLTGNPPLTEIYRLSNSLRIWAIVAAIGGTFDMVYRFERGLIYGDTDDLIKQIFLILAALGGAQTGSVIINWLTQDHLS